The following proteins are co-located in the Camelina sativa cultivar DH55 chromosome 12, Cs, whole genome shotgun sequence genome:
- the LOC104730026 gene encoding cytochrome b-c1 complex subunit 7-1-like gives MSSFLKAFIDPKKNFLARMHMKAISTRLRRYGLRYDDLYDQYYSMDIKEAMNRLPREVVDARNQRLKRAMDLSVKHEYLPKDLQAMQTPFRGYLQDMLALVERESKEREALGALPLYQRTLP, from the exons atgtcgTCGTTTTTGAAAGCGTTCATCGATCCAAAGAAGAACTTCCTCGCTCGTATGCATATGAAAGCCATATCTACTCGTCTCCGCAGATACG GTCTTAGGTACGATGATCTGTACGATCAGTATTACAGCATGGACATCAAAGAGGCTATGAACAGATTGCCCAGGGAAGTCGTCGATGCTCGTAATCAGCGTCTCAAGCGTGCCATGGACCTCTCCGTGAAGCACGAGTACCTCCCCAAGGATCTTCAG GCGATGCAGACCCCATTCCGTGGTTATCTTCAGGATATGCTGGCCCTT GTTGAGAGGGAAAGTAAGGAACGAGAGGCCTTGGGAGCTCTACCACTATACCAGCGCACACTCCCATAA
- the LOC104730027 gene encoding uncharacterized protein LOC104730027 — translation MKETRVIVLLLIHSFFYVAFCFKDGLLPNGDFELGPRHSDMKGTQVINKTSIPNWELSGFVEYIPSGKKQGDMILVVPKGAFAVRLGNEASIKQKISVKKGSYYSITFSAARTCAQDERLNVSVAPHHAVMPIQTVYSSSGWDLYSWAFKAQSDYADIVIHNPGVEEDPACGPLIDGVAMRALFPPRPTNKNILKNGGFEEGPWVLPNTTSGVLIPPNSIDDHSPLPGWMVESLKAVKYLDSDHFSVPQGRRAVELVAGKESAVAQVVRTIPGKTYVLSFAVGDASNACAGSMIVEAFAGKDTIKVPYESKGKGGFKRASLRFVAVSVRTRVMFYSTFYAMRNDDFSSLCGPVIDDVKLLSARRP, via the exons ATGAAAGAGACGAGAGTGATAGTGCTTCTTCTAATTCACTCATTCTTCTACGTTGCCTTTTGCTTCAAAGATG GACTACTACCAAACGGTGACTTCGAACTAGGTCCACGACACTCGGACATGAAAGGAACACAAGTGatcaacaaaacatcaatcCCAAACTGGGAACTCTCAGGATTCGTCGAGTACATTCCCTCAGGGAAAAAACAAGGAGACATGATCCTTGTCGTGCCTAAAGGCGCATTTGCAGTGCGTCTAGGCAACGAAGcctcaatcaaacaaaaaatcagcGTCAAAAAAGGGTCTTACTATTCGATCACGTTCAGCGCTGCTCGAACATGCGCACAAGACGAGCGTCTAAACGTTTCTGTGGCTCCTCACCATGCAGTAATGCCGATTCAAACCGTGTATAGTAGCTCGGGTTGGGATTTATATTCGTGGGCTTTTAAAGCCCAAAGTGACTACGCAGATATAGTGATACATAACCCAGGTGTTGAGGAAGATCCCGCTTGTGGACCTCTCATTGATGGTGTTGCTATGAGGGCCCTTTTCCCTCCTCGTCCCACCAaca AGAACATACTAAAGAACGGAGGATTCGAAGAAGGTCCATGGGTATTACCAAACACAACCTCTGGTGTTCTGATCCCACCAAACTCCATCGACGACCACTCTCCTTTACCTGGTTGGATGGTCGAGTCTCTTAAAGCCGTTAAATACCTCGACTCCGATCATTTCTCCGTTCCTCAAGGCCGTCGTGCTGTTGAACTCGTCGCTGGTAAAGAGAGCGCTGTTGCACAAGTTGTCCGCACCATCCCAGGGAAAACGTACGTACTCTCATTCGCTGTTGGAGACGCAAGCAATGCATGTGCTGGTTCTATGATCGTCGAGGCTTTCGCGGGAAAAGATACGATCAAAGTCCCTTACGAGTCGAAAGGGAAAGGAGGATTCAAGAGAGCTTCGCTGAGATTCGTAGCTGTCTCGGTTCGGACTAGAGTTATGTTCTACAGTACGTTTTACGCTATGAGAAATGATGATTTCTCGAGCTTGTGTGGGCCTGTGATCGACGACGTTAAGCTTCTCAGTGCTCGGAGGCCGTGA
- the LOC104730028 gene encoding pentatricopeptide repeat-containing protein At4g32450, mitochondrial-like: MIYTLTRVSLLGSTRKLSYSSSSSYLSTAAQSLGFGNPNYGYPMEHSSHHIGGDVNGFNGGFHQNSYEQSLNPQTCPVSGQNPNRVYQNCSNGYNQNQNRSYGESSDIFNQRQQHWQSSYGTGNGVLLQEHSGHSSLEELDTICREGKVKAAVEIIKSWRNEGYFVDLQRLLWIAELCGDAQALQEAKVVHEFITSSVGISDISVYNLIIDMYSGCGSVVDALTVFNSMFERSLETWCGIIRCFAKNGLGEDAIDMFSRFKEEGNRPDGEIFKEIFFACGVVGDINEGLLHFDSMVNEFGFVPSMEHYVSLVNMLAAPGYLDEALSFVESMEPHVDLWEALMNLSRVHGDVMLGDRCQDMVEELDASRLNRESEAGLVPVKSSDLRKERLQRMAKEPKLGIGPMAAGDISRLENREYYMALKSLHEHMVESGYVPEYKIALHDVDQESKAENLFNHHERLAFVWKFLNSPVRSEIRVLKNLRSCVDCHNALRLMSKIVGRVLISRDPKRYHHMKDGVCSCGDYW, from the exons ATGATATACACGTTGACGAGAGTTTCGCTTCTCGGCTCGACCCGTAAGCTAagctattcttcttcttcttctt ATCTGAGCACAGCTGCTCAAAGTTTGGGTTTTGGAAACCCTAATTACGGATATCCGATGGAACATTCTTCACATCACATTGGCGGCGATGTAAATGGTTTTAACGGTGGGTTTCACCAGAATTCATATGAGCAGAGCTTAAACCCACAAACTTGCCCTGTTTCTGGGCAGAATCCGAATAGGGTTTATCAAAACTGTTCCAACGGATacaatcagaatcagaataGGAGTTATGGGGAAAGTAGTGATATTTTTAACCAGAGACAACAACATTGGCAAAGTAGTTATGGTACTGGTAATGGTGTTCTTCTACAAGAGCATAGTGGTCATAGCTCGTTGGAAGAATTGGATACGATTTGCAGAGAAGGGAAGGTGAAAGCTGCAGTTGAAATCATTAAATCATGGAGAAATGAGGGTTATTTTGTGGATTTGCAGAGACTTTTGTGGATAGCAGAGCTTTGTGGGGATGCACAAGCTTTACAAGAAGCCAAAGTTGTTCATGAGTTTATTACTTCTTCCGTTGGGATTTCAGATATCAGCGTCTACAACTTGATAATAGATATGTACTCTGGTTGTGGCTCTGTGGTAGATGCATTGACCGTTTTCAATAGTATGTTTGAGAGAAGCTTGGAAACATGGTGTGGTATTATAAGGTGTTTTGCAAAGAATGGGCTAGGGGAAGATGCCATTGATATGTTCTCTCGTTTTAAAGAAGAAGGGAACAGACCCGATGGTGAGATATTCAAAGAGATCTTCTTTGCGTGTGGTGTTGTTGGTGATATTAACGAGGGACTGTTGCACTTTGACTCGATGGTCAATGAGTTTGGATTTGTCCCTTCTATGGAACATTACGTGAGTCTTGTTAACATGTTGGCGGCACCTGGTTATTTAGATGAAGCCTTGAGTTTTGTTGAATCGATGGAACCACATGTCGATTTGTGGGAAGCACTAATGAATCTATCAAGAGTTCATGGGGATGTAATGCTTGGCGACCGGTGTCAAGATATGGTTGAGGAGCTTGATGCAAGTAGGCTGAACAGAGAGTCAGAGGCGGGTCTTGTACCGGTCAAATCATCAGacttaagaaaagaaagattacAGAGAATGGCGAAAGAGCCAAAGCTTGGAATTGGACCTATGGCAGCTGGAGATATTTCTCGTCTAGAGAACAGAGAATATTATATGGCATTGAAGAGTTTACATGAGCATATGGTAGAAAGTGGATATGTACCCGAGTATAAAATTGCATTGCACGACGTGGACCAAGAGAGCAAAGCCGAAAACCTTTTTAATCATCATGAGAGACTCGCTTTCGTCTGGAAGTTTCTCAACTCTCCTGTGCGTTCTGAAATACGAGTCCTGAAAAATTTGCGTTCTTGCGTTGATTGCCATAACGCACTGAGGTTGATGTCGAAGATAGTAGGGAGAGTGTTGATTTCTCGAGATCCAAAAAGATATCACCATATGAAAGATGGTGTTTGCTCTTGTGGAGACTACTGGTAA
- the LOC104730029 gene encoding uncharacterized protein LOC104730029 isoform X2 produces the protein MRFRKGSRVEVFTNKEAPYGAWRCAEIISGNGHTYNVRYCSFQLEHEEEDTVTVRVPRKIIRPCPPHVDVQRWETGELVEVLDNHSWKAATVREELCGNYYLVRLLGTPAEFTFHQVNLRVRQSWQDETWVAIGKISGSVKSSTLTGSDVHQKLQPHTNNKLVHEPSVVSARVLKRPSPYDWSECAESCTGNPKKIRSLEKEGQKHRFSAQKVDAFACRPESRGGKSHLQASFNNKKTGCCQIVRVRSKGFSESVRAGSLDADSDSDACSVGSCSATSYDESNMPPCMLDDSSNQSDSCSSDAESSCGLGEEARREHPSARDGAGRSCRSELYTYRSTLGELFSSGPLSWEQEASLTDLRLSLNISDDEHLMECCLVRGMQIFCF, from the exons ATGAGATTCAGAAAAGGGAGTCGAGTTGAGGTGTTTACAAACAAAGAAGCACCTTATGGTGCGTGGCGTTGTGCTGAGATTATTTCGGGTAATGGACATACCTACAATGTTAGATATTGCTCTTTCCAACTTGAACACGAGGAAGAGGATACCGTGACGGTGAGAGTTCCCAGGAAGATCATTAGGCCGTGTCCTCCACATGTTGATGTTCAGAGATGGGAGACTGGTGAACTGGTTGAAGTTCTTGATAACCATTCCTGGAAAGCTGCCACTGTTCGAGAGGAGTTATGTGGAAACTACTATTTGGTTCGGTTACTTGGGACTCCAGCGGAATTTACATTTCATCAAGTTAACCTTAGGGTCCGACAGTCGTGGCAAGATGAGACATGGGTTGCAATCGGAAAG aTATCAGGTTCTGTGAAGTCATCCACACTGACTGGATCAGACGTACATCAAAAGCTACAGCCCCATACGAACAACAAACTCGTCCATGAGCCAAGTGTTGTCTCTGCTAGAGTACTAAAGAGGCCGTCACCCTACGACTGGTCTGAATGTGCTGAATCATGCACAGGAAACCCTAAGAAGATACGATCATTGGAAAAAGAAGGACAGAAGCACCGATTTTCTGCGCAAAAGGTAGATGCTTTTGCTTGCCGACCTGAAAGTAGAGGTGGTAAATCTCACCTGCAAGCTtcctttaacaataaaaaaactgGTTGCTGTCAAATCGTCAGGGTAAGATCAAAAGGGTTTAGTGAGAGTGTTCGTGCAGGAAGCTTAGACGCTGATTCTGATAGTGATGCATGCTCAGTTGGTAGTTGTAGTGCTACTAGTTATGATGAGAGTAATATGCCACCTTGTATGCTAGATGACTCTAGTAATCAATCAGACTCATGTAGCAGCGATGCTGAATCTTCTTGTGGCCTCGGGGAAGAAGCAAGGAGGGAACATCCATCAGCTCGTGATGGAGCAGGAAGGTCCTGTAGGTCTGAACTATATACTTACCGCAGTACTTTGGGGGAATTATTTTCTTCTGGTCCCCTAAGTTGGGAGCAAGAAGCGTCATTAACTGATCTTCGTCTTTCTCTTAATATATCAGATGATGAACATTTGATGGAG TGTTGCCTTGTTCGGGGCATGCAGATCTTTTGCTTCTAG
- the LOC104730029 gene encoding uncharacterized protein LOC104730029 isoform X1, producing MRFRKGSRVEVFTNKEAPYGAWRCAEIISGNGHTYNVRYCSFQLEHEEEDTVTVRVPRKIIRPCPPHVDVQRWETGELVEVLDNHSWKAATVREELCGNYYLVRLLGTPAEFTFHQVNLRVRQSWQDETWVAIGKISGSVKSSTLTGSDVHQKLQPHTNNKLVHEPSVVSARVLKRPSPYDWSECAESCTGNPKKIRSLEKEGQKHRFSAQKVDAFACRPESRGGKSHLQASFNNKKTGCCQIVRVRSKGFSESVRAGSLDADSDSDACSVGSCSATSYDESNMPPCMLDDSSNQSDSCSSDAESSCGLGEEARREHPSARDGAGRSCRSELYTYRSTLGELFSSGPLSWEQEASLTDLRLSLNISDDEHLMEEQCCLVRGMQIFCF from the exons ATGAGATTCAGAAAAGGGAGTCGAGTTGAGGTGTTTACAAACAAAGAAGCACCTTATGGTGCGTGGCGTTGTGCTGAGATTATTTCGGGTAATGGACATACCTACAATGTTAGATATTGCTCTTTCCAACTTGAACACGAGGAAGAGGATACCGTGACGGTGAGAGTTCCCAGGAAGATCATTAGGCCGTGTCCTCCACATGTTGATGTTCAGAGATGGGAGACTGGTGAACTGGTTGAAGTTCTTGATAACCATTCCTGGAAAGCTGCCACTGTTCGAGAGGAGTTATGTGGAAACTACTATTTGGTTCGGTTACTTGGGACTCCAGCGGAATTTACATTTCATCAAGTTAACCTTAGGGTCCGACAGTCGTGGCAAGATGAGACATGGGTTGCAATCGGAAAG aTATCAGGTTCTGTGAAGTCATCCACACTGACTGGATCAGACGTACATCAAAAGCTACAGCCCCATACGAACAACAAACTCGTCCATGAGCCAAGTGTTGTCTCTGCTAGAGTACTAAAGAGGCCGTCACCCTACGACTGGTCTGAATGTGCTGAATCATGCACAGGAAACCCTAAGAAGATACGATCATTGGAAAAAGAAGGACAGAAGCACCGATTTTCTGCGCAAAAGGTAGATGCTTTTGCTTGCCGACCTGAAAGTAGAGGTGGTAAATCTCACCTGCAAGCTtcctttaacaataaaaaaactgGTTGCTGTCAAATCGTCAGGGTAAGATCAAAAGGGTTTAGTGAGAGTGTTCGTGCAGGAAGCTTAGACGCTGATTCTGATAGTGATGCATGCTCAGTTGGTAGTTGTAGTGCTACTAGTTATGATGAGAGTAATATGCCACCTTGTATGCTAGATGACTCTAGTAATCAATCAGACTCATGTAGCAGCGATGCTGAATCTTCTTGTGGCCTCGGGGAAGAAGCAAGGAGGGAACATCCATCAGCTCGTGATGGAGCAGGAAGGTCCTGTAGGTCTGAACTATATACTTACCGCAGTACTTTGGGGGAATTATTTTCTTCTGGTCCCCTAAGTTGGGAGCAAGAAGCGTCATTAACTGATCTTCGTCTTTCTCTTAATATATCAGATGATGAACATTTGATGGAG GAACAGTGTTGCCTTGTTCGGGGCATGCAGATCTTTTGCTTCTAG
- the LOC104730030 gene encoding pentatricopeptide repeat-containing protein At4g32430, mitochondrial-like isoform X2 — protein MSWRLETRLSNPRVLHNFWVYFFCLCSKRFNEMKSTGVVFDAFTYSTALSYCVGSEGFRLGLQLQSTVVRSGLESDLVVGNSFITMYSRSGSFRGARRVFDEMPLKDMISWNSLLSGLSQGGNFGVEAVTVFKDMMREGVELDHVSFTSVITTCCHETDLKLARQIHGLCIKRGYETLVEVGNILMSRYSMCGVLEAVKSVFYQMTERNVVSWTTMISANKDDAVSIFHKMRLDGVYPNEVTFVGLINALKCNEQIKEGLKIHGLCIKTGFVSEPSVGNSFITMYAKFDALEDAKKAFDDITFREIISWNAMISGFAQNGFSHEALKMFLLAAAETMPNEYTFGSVLNAIAFAEDISVKHGQRCHAHLLKLGLISCPVVSSALLDMYAKRGNINESEKVFNEMSQRNQFVWTSIISAYSSHGDFDSVMNLFHQMRKESVAPDLITFLSVLTACNRKGMVDKGYEIFNMMIQDYNLEPCHEHYSCMVDLLGRAGRLKEAEELMSEVPGGPGESMLQSMLGSCRLHGNVTMGAKVAELAMKMKPELSGSYVQMYNIYAEREQWDKAAEIRKAMRKKNVSKEAGFSWIDVGDIEGSLTMQGFSSGDKSHPKSDEIYSMVGIIGLEMNLEVKVAV, from the exons ATGTCGTGGAGACTTGAAACGCGGTTGTCAAATCCACGGGTTCTCCACAACTTCTGGGTTTACTTCTTTTGTCTGTGTTCCAAACGCTTTAATGA GATGAAATCAACTGGAGTTGTTTTCGATGCATTCACTTATTCCACGGCTCTTAGCTACTGTGTTGGCTCTGAAGGATTTCGTTTAGGGTTGCAGTTGCAATCTACTGTGGTGAGATCCGGACTTGAGTCTGATCTTGTTGTTGGGAATTCGTTTATTACAATGTATTCACGGTCTGGGAGTTTCAGAGGAGCTAGGAGAGTTTTTGATGAAATGCCACTTAAGGATATGATTTCATGGAACTCTTTGTTGTCAGGACTTTCTCAAGGAGGCAATTTTGGGGTTGAAGCAGTGACTGTCTTTAAGGACATGATGCGAGAAGGTGTGGAGCTTGATCATGTGTCTTTTACTAGCGTGATTACAACTTGTTGTCACGAAACTGATTTGAAGCTGGCAAGGCAAATCCATGGTTTGTGCATAAAAAGAGGTTATGAAACACTTGTGGAAGTTGGTAATATTTTGATGTCAAGGTACTCTATGTGTGGGGTTTTAGAAGCTGTGAAGTCAGTGTTTTACCAAATGACTGAGCGTAATGTTGTCTCTTGGACAACGATGATTTCCGCGAATAAAGATGATGCTGTGTCCATCTTTCATAAGATGCGGTTAGATGGAGTTTACCCAAACGAGGTCACATTTGTTGGATTGATCAATGCCTTGAAGTGTAATGAGCAAATCAAAGAAGGGCTTAAAATTCATGGGCTATGCATCAAGACTGGTTTTGTTTCAGAACCATCTGTAGGCAACAGTTTCATCACCATGTATGCCAAGTTTGATGCTTTGGAAGATGCCAAGAAGGCTTTTGATGATATAACTTTTCGGGAGATTATTTCCTGGAATGCTATGATATCTGGATTTGCCCAAAATGGATTCTCACATGAAGCTCTCAAGATGTTCTTATTAGCAGCAGCAGAAACAATGCCAAATGAATACACTTTCGGAAGTGTCTTGAATGCAATAGCTTTTGCAGAGGATATATCTGTAAAGCACGGCCAGCGTTGCCATGCTCATTTACTGAAATTGGGTTTAATTAGTTGTCCTGTTGTGTCAAGCGCGCTTCTTGATATGTACGCCAAGCGTGGGAACATTAATGAATCTGAGAAAGTCTTTAACGAGATGTCTCAACGGAACCAATTTGTTTGGACATCAATAATATCAGCCTATTCAAGCCACGGTGATTTTGATTCCGTGATGAACTTGTTCCACCAGATGAGAAAAGAAAGTGTAGCACCAGACCTAATCACTTTTCTCTCCGTGTTAACAGCTTGTAATAGAAAAGGTATGGTAGACAAAGGCTATGAGATTTTCAACATGATGATCCAAGACTACAATCTGGAGCCGTGTCATGAGCATTACTCATGTATGGTTGATTTGCTTGGCCGAGCTGGGAGATTAAAAGAAGCAGAGGAGCTTATGAGTGAGGTTCCTGGAGGACCAGGAGAGTCGATGTTGCAGAGCATGCTCGGGTCTTGTAGGCTGCACGGGAATGTTACAATGGGAGCAAAAGTGGCTGAGCTTGCAATGAAGATGAAACCGGAATTGTCGGGTTCTTACGTTCAGATGTACAACATCTATGCGGAGAGAGAACAGTGGGATAAAGCTGCAGAAATTAGGAAAGCGATGAGGAAGAAAAATGTGAGTAAAGAAGCTGGATTCAGTTGGATCGATGTTGGTGACATTGAAGGGTCTTTAACGATGCAAGGTTTCTCTTCAGGGGATAAGTCTCACCCGAAATCTGATGAGATTTATAGTATGGTTGGAATTATTGGATTGGAGATGAATTTAGAGGTAAAGGTTGCAGTTTAG
- the LOC104730030 gene encoding pentatricopeptide repeat-containing protein At4g32430, mitochondrial-like isoform X1 yields MTLLRNLHCNPSKLLLFHRLYSPYRIAHKVFDGSSQRNATTSINRTISDSLRRNSPAQALAIFKENFQLGFRGRNVMDEVTVCLALKACRGDLKRGCQIHGFSTTSGFTSFVCVPNALMSMYRKAGRFDNALCIFENLVDDRDVVSWNTILSGFDDNHVALNFVVRMKSTGVVFDAFTYSTALSYCVGSEGFRLGLQLQSTVVRSGLESDLVVGNSFITMYSRSGSFRGARRVFDEMPLKDMISWNSLLSGLSQGGNFGVEAVTVFKDMMREGVELDHVSFTSVITTCCHETDLKLARQIHGLCIKRGYETLVEVGNILMSRYSMCGVLEAVKSVFYQMTERNVVSWTTMISANKDDAVSIFHKMRLDGVYPNEVTFVGLINALKCNEQIKEGLKIHGLCIKTGFVSEPSVGNSFITMYAKFDALEDAKKAFDDITFREIISWNAMISGFAQNGFSHEALKMFLLAAAETMPNEYTFGSVLNAIAFAEDISVKHGQRCHAHLLKLGLISCPVVSSALLDMYAKRGNINESEKVFNEMSQRNQFVWTSIISAYSSHGDFDSVMNLFHQMRKESVAPDLITFLSVLTACNRKGMVDKGYEIFNMMIQDYNLEPCHEHYSCMVDLLGRAGRLKEAEELMSEVPGGPGESMLQSMLGSCRLHGNVTMGAKVAELAMKMKPELSGSYVQMYNIYAEREQWDKAAEIRKAMRKKNVSKEAGFSWIDVGDIEGSLTMQGFSSGDKSHPKSDEIYSMVGIIGLEMNLEVKVAV; encoded by the coding sequence ATGACCCTTCTGAGAAATCTACACTGTAATCCCTCaaaattgttactttttcaCAGACTCTACTCTCCTTATAGAATTGCCCACAAGGTGTTCGATGGAAGTTCCCAAAGAAATGCGACAACTTCCATTAACCGTACAATCAGTGATTCCTTACGGAGAAACTCTCCGGCACAAGCTCTTGCGATCTTCAAGGAAAATTTCCAGCTGGGTTTTCGTGGTCGCAATGTTATGGACGAGGTCACTGTATGTCTTGCGCTTAAAGCATGTCGTGGAGACTTGAAACGCGGTTGTCAAATCCACGGGTTCTCCACAACTTCTGGGTTTACTTCTTTTGTCTGTGTTCCAAACGCTTTAATGAGTATGTACCGTAAAGCCGGTAGATTTGACAATGCTTTGTGCATATTTGAGAATCTAGTTGATGACCGTGATGTTGTTTCTTGGAACACTATACTCTCTGGGTTTGATGACAATCACGTTGCTCTGAATTTTGTTGTTAGGATGAAATCAACTGGAGTTGTTTTCGATGCATTCACTTATTCCACGGCTCTTAGCTACTGTGTTGGCTCTGAAGGATTTCGTTTAGGGTTGCAGTTGCAATCTACTGTGGTGAGATCCGGACTTGAGTCTGATCTTGTTGTTGGGAATTCGTTTATTACAATGTATTCACGGTCTGGGAGTTTCAGAGGAGCTAGGAGAGTTTTTGATGAAATGCCACTTAAGGATATGATTTCATGGAACTCTTTGTTGTCAGGACTTTCTCAAGGAGGCAATTTTGGGGTTGAAGCAGTGACTGTCTTTAAGGACATGATGCGAGAAGGTGTGGAGCTTGATCATGTGTCTTTTACTAGCGTGATTACAACTTGTTGTCACGAAACTGATTTGAAGCTGGCAAGGCAAATCCATGGTTTGTGCATAAAAAGAGGTTATGAAACACTTGTGGAAGTTGGTAATATTTTGATGTCAAGGTACTCTATGTGTGGGGTTTTAGAAGCTGTGAAGTCAGTGTTTTACCAAATGACTGAGCGTAATGTTGTCTCTTGGACAACGATGATTTCCGCGAATAAAGATGATGCTGTGTCCATCTTTCATAAGATGCGGTTAGATGGAGTTTACCCAAACGAGGTCACATTTGTTGGATTGATCAATGCCTTGAAGTGTAATGAGCAAATCAAAGAAGGGCTTAAAATTCATGGGCTATGCATCAAGACTGGTTTTGTTTCAGAACCATCTGTAGGCAACAGTTTCATCACCATGTATGCCAAGTTTGATGCTTTGGAAGATGCCAAGAAGGCTTTTGATGATATAACTTTTCGGGAGATTATTTCCTGGAATGCTATGATATCTGGATTTGCCCAAAATGGATTCTCACATGAAGCTCTCAAGATGTTCTTATTAGCAGCAGCAGAAACAATGCCAAATGAATACACTTTCGGAAGTGTCTTGAATGCAATAGCTTTTGCAGAGGATATATCTGTAAAGCACGGCCAGCGTTGCCATGCTCATTTACTGAAATTGGGTTTAATTAGTTGTCCTGTTGTGTCAAGCGCGCTTCTTGATATGTACGCCAAGCGTGGGAACATTAATGAATCTGAGAAAGTCTTTAACGAGATGTCTCAACGGAACCAATTTGTTTGGACATCAATAATATCAGCCTATTCAAGCCACGGTGATTTTGATTCCGTGATGAACTTGTTCCACCAGATGAGAAAAGAAAGTGTAGCACCAGACCTAATCACTTTTCTCTCCGTGTTAACAGCTTGTAATAGAAAAGGTATGGTAGACAAAGGCTATGAGATTTTCAACATGATGATCCAAGACTACAATCTGGAGCCGTGTCATGAGCATTACTCATGTATGGTTGATTTGCTTGGCCGAGCTGGGAGATTAAAAGAAGCAGAGGAGCTTATGAGTGAGGTTCCTGGAGGACCAGGAGAGTCGATGTTGCAGAGCATGCTCGGGTCTTGTAGGCTGCACGGGAATGTTACAATGGGAGCAAAAGTGGCTGAGCTTGCAATGAAGATGAAACCGGAATTGTCGGGTTCTTACGTTCAGATGTACAACATCTATGCGGAGAGAGAACAGTGGGATAAAGCTGCAGAAATTAGGAAAGCGATGAGGAAGAAAAATGTGAGTAAAGAAGCTGGATTCAGTTGGATCGATGTTGGTGACATTGAAGGGTCTTTAACGATGCAAGGTTTCTCTTCAGGGGATAAGTCTCACCCGAAATCTGATGAGATTTATAGTATGGTTGGAATTATTGGATTGGAGATGAATTTAGAGGTAAAGGTTGCAGTTTAG